A genomic segment from Spinacia oleracea cultivar Varoflay chromosome 3, BTI_SOV_V1, whole genome shotgun sequence encodes:
- the LOC110795526 gene encoding CBS domain-containing protein CBSX1, chloroplastic — protein MDSKLLIVAQLPNFLSPIRQLPCFQLCRRIPCASRTFHLSNDTTLRLRRCFSAAAHSNTLMSTATPSRNGVYTVGDFMTKKEELVVAKPSTTVDEALETLVEYRITGLPVINDDWKLVGVVSDYDLLALDSISGTGGAETSMFPEVDSTWKVFNEIQGLLSKTNGKLVSDVMTQLPVAVRETTNLEDAARLLLETRYRRLPVVDADGKLVGIITRGNVVRAALQIKRENEKKGQ, from the exons ATGGATTCAAAACTTTTGATTGTCGCTCAACTTccgaattttctctctcctattcgcCAACTTCCTTGTTTCCAGTTATGTCGCAGAATTCCTTGTGCTTCTAGAACCTTCCATTTATCTAATGATACTACTTTACGTCTTCGCCGATGCTTCTCCGCCGCCGCCCATAGCAATACCTTGATGAGTACTGCTACTCCG TCTAGAAATGGAGTATATACCGTTGGTGATTTTATGACAAAAAAGGAGGAGTTGGTTGTTGCGAAACCTTCAACCACTGTAGATGAAG CTTTGGAAACTCTCGTGGAATACAGAATTACTGGGCTTCCTGTGATAAACGATGATTGGAAACTG GTGGGTGTTGTTTCAGATTATGATCTATTGGCTTTGGATTCCATATCAG GTACTGGAGGGGCAGAAACAAGCATGTTCCCTGAGGTTGACAGTACTTGGAAA GTATTCAATGAGATCCAGGGTTTACTCAGTAAAACAAATGGTAAACTGGTGTCTGATGTGATGACGCAACTCCCTGTTGCTGTTCGTGAGACCACTAATCTTGAGGATGCTGCAAG ATTACTGCTTGAGACAAGATATCGAAGACTCCCTGTTGTAGACGCTGATGGGAAACTG GTGGGAATCATTACAAGAGGAAATGTCGTAAGAGCTGCTCTGCAAATCAAACGTGAAAACGAGAAGAAAGGTCAATGA